A genomic window from Methanobrevibacter arboriphilus JCM 13429 = DSM 1125 includes:
- a CDS encoding restriction endonuclease, with amino-acid sequence MEKLQLVNFISKVMEESGFKVYKDFKTSQKVIDIYGVLPSVMGDFSVVVACKNYDKQWEVGIDILKEMEMIGRNLKASKVVIVTSSIFSSQSRNYASKKNIKLIDRDNLMILAKKFSKKASSSHDSHNYVNSDYNSHDSFENPHIQSSEMKKNYEDNSNDNYDNSDSYHDNYYSTDSNNNPGNVYRDNSTFISGKSSMGLKQRSNSNSAHSSVSRDDSKLAKRKPKKQGPPLSQRILPILNNTIVLIILVVLVSYLISSLLVLTTGTSNGISGLIKILSSLALSYGLVLVLNKDGTAVLVKGTTVFFVSLIILILMIIVL; translated from the coding sequence GTGGAAAAGCTACAACTTGTAAATTTCATTTCTAAAGTGATGGAAGAGTCTGGTTTTAAAGTTTATAAAGATTTCAAAACTTCTCAAAAAGTCATTGATATATACGGCGTTCTTCCAAGTGTAATGGGGGATTTTAGCGTTGTTGTAGCTTGTAAAAACTATGATAAACAATGGGAAGTTGGCATAGATATTTTAAAAGAAATGGAAATGATTGGAAGGAATTTAAAGGCTTCTAAAGTAGTAATCGTAACTAGTTCTATATTTTCTTCTCAATCTCGTAATTATGCTTCTAAAAAAAATATTAAACTTATAGATAGAGATAATCTAATGATACTAGCTAAAAAATTTTCTAAAAAAGCTAGTAGTTCTCATGATTCTCATAATTATGTTAACAGTGATTATAATTCACATGATTCATTTGAAAATCCTCATATACAATCTTCTGAAATGAAAAAGAATTATGAAGATAATTCGAATGATAATTATGATAATTCTGATAGCTATCATGATAACTATTATTCAACAGATTCAAATAATAATCCTGGGAATGTGTATAGGGATAATTCTACATTTATTTCTGGGAAAAGTAGTATGGGTCTTAAACAGAGATCTAATTCAAATTCAGCTCATTCTTCAGTATCAAGAGATGATTCTAAATTAGCTAAGAGAAAACCTAAAAAACAAGGACCTCCTTTAAGTCAAAGGATTCTGCCAATTTTAAACAATACAATTGTATTGATAATTTTAGTTGTTTTAGTGTCTTATTTGATATCTTCATTACTGGTTTTAACTACAGGCACTTCAAATGGAATAAGTGGCTTAATTAAAATTCTTTCATCATTAGCATTATCTTACGGACTTGTATTGGTTTTAAATAAGGATGGAACTGCAGTACTTGTAAAAGGAACTACAGTATTTTTTGTTTCTTTAATAATTTTAATCTTGATGATAATTGTCTTATAA
- a CDS encoding methanogenesis marker 12 protein: protein MVFVGMDHGTTGISFGIMAADGKPIESFKIGREDSKSGKVSAIEELSKRVNLDDIKLMAITYGMGDGINSILPITKVKNRGILSIEGAGRITGGGTSVYSEIEKSKIPTFVIPGLHKNSPSLDPLFKAAYSHQASSEKVSICYNAYLTTNWNNMIIADISSNSVNILIENGKIRGAMDACVGAMGIVHGPIDLEMIRNIDENKITANEAFSTAGAVKIANINTKVSFMKDILLSAYKEGNPKAKLAIDTMIFTVAMEIIGLIGISKNKIEGIVLTGSIGSIEDPFNFKSELNKYLKNKFEMVILPSTSGAFGSAQIAKDIYNKKDNILGIDIEP, encoded by the coding sequence TTGGTATTTGTAGGAATGGATCATGGAACTACTGGTATTTCATTTGGGATAATGGCTGCTGATGGAAAACCGATTGAAAGTTTTAAAATTGGTCGTGAAGACAGTAAATCAGGTAAAGTTTCAGCTATCGAGGAATTATCTAAAAGAGTTAATCTTGATGATATTAAATTAATGGCTATAACCTATGGTATGGGTGATGGGATAAATTCAATATTACCTATTACTAAGGTTAAAAATAGGGGCATTTTATCTATTGAAGGGGCGGGAAGAATAACTGGTGGAGGAACTTCTGTTTATAGTGAAATTGAAAAGTCTAAAATACCAACCTTTGTCATACCTGGCCTTCATAAAAATTCCCCTTCTCTTGATCCTTTATTTAAAGCAGCTTATTCTCATCAAGCTAGTTCTGAAAAAGTAAGTATTTGTTATAATGCTTATCTTACTACTAATTGGAATAATATGATTATTGCCGATATTAGCTCAAATAGTGTTAATATATTAATTGAGAATGGTAAAATACGTGGAGCTATGGATGCTTGTGTAGGGGCAATGGGAATTGTTCATGGCCCTATTGATTTAGAAATGATTAGAAATATTGATGAAAATAAAATAACTGCAAATGAAGCTTTTTCAACTGCTGGAGCTGTTAAAATTGCGAATATTAACACTAAAGTATCTTTTATGAAAGATATTCTTTTAAGTGCTTATAAAGAAGGAAATCCTAAAGCAAAATTAGCTATTGATACTATGATTTTTACTGTAGCTATGGAAATTATAGGTTTGATTGGGATATCAAAAAATAAGATTGAAGGTATTGTTTTAACAGGTTCAATTGGATCTATTGAAGATCCATTTAATTTTAAAAGTGAATTAAATAAATATTTAAAAAATAAATTTGAAATGGTTATTCTTCCGAGTACTTCTGGAGCATTTGGAAGTGCGCAAATAGCTAAGGATATTTATAATAAAAAAGATAATATTCTTGGAATTGATATAGAACCCTAA
- a CDS encoding undecaprenyl-diphosphate phosphatase — MHILQAIIVGIVQGLTEFLPVSSSAHLIFVQELLGINQPGIAFDVLLHLGTLVAVVGYFFKDIVEMIKAFISSILDLFKGKFKEGFKNDPYKRLAWMVIIGTIPAGAVGILFDTQIEAIFQSVTIPAFFLLITGTLLYVSQRLNVGNRDIKNSGIKDSIIVGIGQAFAILPGLSRSGTTIAAGLLIGLDKEFAAKFSFLLAIPAILGAALTQIDGIGAGMDINLLPYLLGFLASLISGYLAISILLKLIRERSLDIFAFYCWIVGAIVLVYSLFFM, encoded by the coding sequence ATGCATATTTTACAAGCGATTATTGTAGGAATAGTACAAGGATTAACAGAATTTCTCCCAGTAAGTAGTTCTGCTCATCTGATATTTGTTCAAGAATTATTAGGGATTAATCAGCCAGGAATAGCTTTTGATGTTTTACTTCACTTAGGAACACTTGTTGCTGTTGTTGGATATTTCTTTAAAGATATTGTTGAAATGATAAAGGCTTTTATATCTAGTATACTTGATTTATTCAAAGGTAAGTTTAAAGAAGGGTTTAAAAATGATCCTTATAAAAGATTGGCATGGATGGTTATTATTGGAACAATTCCTGCAGGTGCTGTAGGCATACTTTTTGATACTCAAATTGAAGCTATATTTCAAAGTGTTACAATTCCAGCATTTTTCTTACTTATCACAGGAACATTACTTTATGTTTCCCAGCGTTTAAATGTTGGAAATAGAGATATAAAAAATTCTGGAATAAAAGATAGTATTATTGTTGGTATAGGGCAAGCTTTCGCGATTTTACCAGGACTTTCACGTTCAGGAACTACCATTGCAGCTGGACTTTTAATAGGTTTAGATAAAGAATTTGCAGCTAAATTTAGTTTTCTTTTAGCTATTCCAGCAATTCTTGGCGCTGCTTTGACACAAATAGATGGAATTGGTGCAGGGATGGATATTAATTTATTACCTTATCTTTTAGGATTTTTAGCATCTCTTATTTCAGGGTATTTAGCTATTAGTATTTTATTAAAATTAATTAGAGAAAGAAGCTTGGACATATTTGCATTTTACTGTTGGATAGTTGGTGCGATTGTATTAGTTTATAGCTTGTTTTTCATGTAA
- a CDS encoding LSM domain-containing protein, whose protein sequence is MNNNNNNFQVNKQFADFKGKDVLIGLKNWEEFEGKIIAIDNFLNTVLEVDDGLKVVKGGKIAFISMKD, encoded by the coding sequence ATGAATAATAATAACAATAATTTTCAAGTGAACAAACAATTTGCGGATTTCAAAGGAAAAGATGTCTTAATAGGCCTTAAAAACTGGGAAGAATTTGAAGGTAAAATAATAGCAATTGATAACTTCTTAAACACAGTTTTAGAAGTGGACGATGGATTAAAAGTTGTCAAAGGTGGAAAAATAGCTTTTATTTCGATGAAAGATTAG
- the ilvE gene encoding branched-chain-amino-acid transaminase — MSWDEKGGKIWMDGEFVDWKNANIHVLSHVVHYGSSVFEGLRCYENPNGSAIFRLNEHVERLFESAKIYKMPIPFSKTEVSDAIKDVVAINNLNSCYIRPIAYRGYKELGVSPLNCPVNVNIAAWEWGTYLGDEAMENGVDIGVSSWRRLAPDTMPSLAKAGANYMNAQLAKLEAIENGFDEAIMLDYHGFVGEGSGENIFLVKDNVIHTPSLSSSILKGITRDSVIKIAEDLGYDVLEEKIPREMLYLADEVFFSGSAAEVTPIRSIDKIEIGSGKRGSVTEKIQSEFFSIVDGKTEDKFNWLSYIEY, encoded by the coding sequence ATGTCATGGGATGAAAAAGGTGGAAAAATATGGATGGATGGAGAATTTGTAGATTGGAAAAATGCTAATATTCATGTTTTATCTCATGTAGTTCACTATGGTTCAAGTGTCTTTGAAGGATTAAGGTGCTATGAAAATCCAAATGGTAGTGCAATATTCCGACTTAATGAACATGTTGAACGATTATTTGAATCTGCTAAAATATATAAAATGCCAATACCATTCAGTAAAACTGAAGTATCAGATGCGATTAAAGATGTTGTAGCTATAAATAATTTAAATTCTTGTTATATACGTCCAATAGCATATAGAGGATATAAAGAATTAGGTGTTAGTCCTTTAAACTGTCCAGTTAATGTAAATATTGCTGCATGGGAATGGGGAACTTATTTAGGTGATGAAGCCATGGAAAATGGAGTTGATATTGGAGTTTCTTCTTGGAGAAGACTTGCTCCTGATACAATGCCTAGTTTAGCTAAAGCTGGTGCTAACTATATGAATGCACAATTAGCAAAGCTTGAAGCTATCGAAAATGGGTTTGATGAAGCTATAATGCTTGATTATCATGGTTTTGTTGGTGAAGGTAGTGGTGAAAATATATTTTTGGTTAAAGACAATGTCATACATACTCCTTCTTTATCTTCTTCAATATTGAAAGGAATTACAAGAGATTCTGTTATTAAAATAGCTGAAGATCTTGGTTATGATGTATTGGAAGAAAAAATCCCTAGAGAAATGTTATATTTAGCTGATGAAGTATTTTTTTCAGGATCTGCTGCAGAAGTAACTCCAATAAGATCTATTGACAAGATAGAAATAGGATCTGGTAAACGTGGGTCAGTTACAGAGAAAATACAATCTGAATTTTTCAGCATTGTTGATGGGAAAACAGAAGATAAATTTAATTGGTTATCTTACATAGAATACTAG
- a CDS encoding type II toxin-antitoxin system VapC family toxin — MKIFLDSSFLIAYVIETDENNKLALKLENENIFDNECYINNLILNEIVTVIGNKTSLDLAVNTYNAIKDNCNIINDYNKPNFNDNVMKIYKKNNTKLSFTDCAIIETMNENNISNLVSFDKYFDRVLGIKRIH; from the coding sequence GTGAAAATATTCTTAGATAGCTCATTCTTAATAGCTTATGTGATTGAAACAGATGAAAATAACAAATTAGCTTTGAAATTAGAAAATGAAAATATATTTGATAATGAATGTTATATAAATAATCTTATATTAAATGAAATAGTTACAGTTATAGGGAATAAAACCAGTTTAGATTTAGCAGTTAATACATATAATGCTATTAAAGATAATTGTAATATTATCAATGATTATAATAAGCCTAATTTCAATGATAATGTAATGAAAATATATAAAAAGAATAATACTAAATTATCATTTACTGACTGTGCAATAATTGAAACAATGAATGAAAATAACATTAGTAATTTAGTTTCTTTTGATAAATATTTTGATAGAGTGCTTGGAATAAAAAGAATACATTAA